Within Vicia villosa cultivar HV-30 ecotype Madison, WI linkage group LG1, Vvil1.0, whole genome shotgun sequence, the genomic segment ggccaccctcatcattCCTTCAAGATCCTCGGACAAGTCCTTATCCCGGACCGTCCGATCACGCCTGACTATatgcctcacctcctcgcgctcCAGCAAAACATTCCTCTTGGAGAAGATCCCCCTGTGCAGAGTACATGAGGGCAGCACAATGTCCTCCTCGGACGGGTTGTCATTGATAAGGGGGCGGAGTTCGGGAGTCCCCtcgttcttttgttttttccCGGCCGGAGAACTCCCCGAAGTCGTCCCAACCGATGAAGGGGAGCCACCGTCAGGCGCACCCGCAACAGCCGCCTTGACCTCCTCTACCCGAGATCGCTTCACGGTCAGCTTGATGGGCCCCTTGTTCTTTGCCCTCATCTTCACAATCTTGTCATGCAGgtcggccatttttcctgcaaaataaagagttagaaccGAAAGGATATTATTCGAACAGGAAATAGTTATCTCACCTAACAAAATTATCGCATCCCCGTAACTCCCACACTCGAGGATGGCTTTTGTGTTGATATGTCGAGGCTCCAGCATAGGACCTCCATCTTCCTCGACTAAGGGATCCCCGTTGGGATAGGTACATACTGCTGGTCTAAACCCGTCCACGAAAGAAGCGAGCCGTTGATACCCCCCCGTATCGCGCTCATTGAGATCCTCGTCCCAGAAGATGTAATAGTCAGTCCCATGCTCGAAATGGTCGGGTTGCCACTCTAACGGGAACCGAGCAGCTGGGCCCACTGTCCTCACCCCATCCTCAATATACTCGCGCTCCTCGAACAGATGATTCTCGGCATCATGAGTGAGCAGCTTAATTATAAAATACCGACTCTTGAAATGCTTGATCGAGTCCTGGTaaatggcgaacagcttcttcggctgcttaaaggacacccaactccacttgTCGTCCGGATTACGCAACCTCTGCAAATGAAACACTCTGAAGAAAAGAGGCAGAGTCGCTTCGACCTCCAAGTACCCGCATACGACCTCAAAGGCCCTTAAGAACGCTAAAGCGTTGGGGTGAAGCTGAGACGGGCACAGGCGCAACCAACTGAAGACACTCCGTTGCAAATGAGTGAAGGGGAGACGGAGACCAGCCTCCTTAAAGACGAACTCATACATAGCGAAACGGGGACCGGGGAATTGCGAGCAGATTCTCTGGTGAGATTTGGGCACGAAGGCgccccaagaaggctcctcgtcTTGGCCAAGGTCCTCGATGACGTTAAAGGCTTCCTTGGGACAGCTCGTGAAGCGCGATGCAATCGTCCTCGGAGCAACGGCCACCCATTCCTCAAGTTTCCTCGGGGAAGTCTCGACGACGGGAACACCCTCATCCTGCGAGCAACCAACAGCTTCATCCCCGTCTGATATGTCGAAGACGACATCGTCTTTGTtctcgtcggccatttacctgaaaagcagaggaaacagtgaattcgactggtcaaatccacccttccaccgcaagtcaagtgaaagggcgaggaaaagaGGCGAGGAGAGAATTCCACCCCCCTCGGACAACGACGAGCTAAATTAGAAGCACCCGCAAAGTAAAGCCGCCACGTACGGCGATGGACGGCAGGTGCATCTAGCTCCCCGACAAACTCACACCCTAACTGAGGCAGGCCGCCTCCTTCGCTCGTCTCACGCAAATTGTTCACTATTAAATCTAAAACATGGACGTCTAATTCAACTATTCCTGTCCCGCTCACTCAAATCTTACTCGGCAAACACATGAAAGAAATTACGATCTCCTACGACTACTCGGCAAACTCATGAAGCTTGCTCGACGCACTCATCAATCCTGCCCGCCGCACTCGAAGCTAAAACATAAAACTCAAATAAAAGCAAGGAGGAGACGAGGAACTTACTTGAAGTAGCAGAAGAAAGAAGTGCGAGACGAAGAGGAGAGCTGTGAGCGAGTCTTGTAGGTTTGCAAAATGTTAAGTGACAAATGAATGGTCTTCTCGCTCTTTATATAGGGAAAGgaggccaaagggtgtcatgatagcctaggcagcctaggagacgcCATCATTGATTACACCCCCAAGGCAGCTCCATCCACGAAAGGGTGCCACGTCACGAAACAACTTTGGAAACCCCAAACGGCGCAGTCTGCATTTATACCCAAAAACGGCGCTGCAATGATGACACTCTCCAAAACTGCCACCTGTCAGCCACACTCTGACAAGCAGCAACCAAGCATGCCAAGAGGAAACCAAGGGACAGCCATCTCCTCGACGGGTCTTCGAGGACACCATCCGACCACCCTTGGCTCTTATCCCCAGCAGCAACCTTTTCCCTCGCAGACGTAGTCGTACGACGAGATCCCAATTGACGACCAACATTCGTGCTCTTGCTCGGCCAGCCTCTTGGCTAAAGTCATCACTCTCATAAgactaatgacttggggggctcctgttctggcctGGGCCGAGCAGACCCAGCTCCTCtcactagccgagcaggcccaattcattgggcccatttactggataaccgtcaaggagttatccacgcgcgaagaccacgcgtcacgcagcggggaactcggtcaaccacctccgaaccctacgctatgatcATCCGGAACGtaagtctcctgctgactcagccctagcatgggacgttctggcagttccctagcacgtgggcctccagttggatttggcccaattagggaaccttggcccagcgttggggactataaataccctctttcactagagggtcaggtattctattcttcactctcaaccctcattctctgatagctactaacttaagcatcggagaaccttgcaggtaccccccccatcttgctctccaagccagattctgctgccttgacgattcttctgatcaggtacgatcagtaacAATGAACTTAAACTAAAATATCGAACTACTGATAGTATCAAATAAGAAAATCGGTCCTCAATGTTTAAAATTAAAGTTGCATACATAAATAATTCCTACAAATATCTAGAGTTTTCAAAaatggaaaatattttcatttttattttacataCTAATATAAAACTTTATGCTTTTTACTTTATGTtagtttgttttggctttttgttatatataatatgttgattaattaattttaatctcttaaaataaaaactaaaatatgtATTTTCAATGTCCAATTTTATTATTGTCTAATCTGACAAGTACTAAAATAAAATACCCAgtgataaaaaaaacaaaagaacaatAAAAAGTTAAAAACCCTATCACACTAAGAACTCAAAATTAAAATGTTCAAACTAAAAGTgtgtaaaaataattaaatgtaaaaTGTAAGCATTCAAAATTTGTTAGAATTCAAAAATTGGATGAGATGTGCGCAGCAATACGaagagaatataaaaaaaatcttatagTCATGATGAAATATTTGTACCAATAGTTAATATGAAAATTTGAATAAAACATtgattcttttttttcctttattataaaaaagaaaaatagttttACTTATCTTTACCAAGTGTTATTGTAATTTTTTATCTTTAAAGTTGTTAATTAATAAATATCAACAATCTGTTTATACTTACAAAGAAATACAAATAAATGTCGCTGCCAAAAGTTGAACCCGGACCAACAGTTTGCACCCATCTAACCCAACCGGCAATTACCAAGTATTATTGTATTAGCCACTaccataaatataaatatataattgataATAATAACTTAAAAGTGATGACTCAAATATTAATTAGAGGGTACTGTTCAAATAATAcatatatttgattttaaatgcCATTCTTTTTAAAATCACTTTTCTTAGAAATATATCAATTATTGTAGAAAGGGAGAAATAATTTTTCATGTAAAACTACGGCATTCACAATATCATGGTATGGACTATAGAGAGCTTATTTCACTCCGGCATGGTTGTTGAAGATTCCAAGAGAGTAGCACAGCACAACTATTGTTAATCGTCTAATGGCCTTAACTTATTTAAGGACATCATAACGAATATCATGAAATCAATAGAAATTGTAGAAAATAATTTTCCGTGTAAAACTATAGCATTCAATATCATGCTATGGACTAAAGAGGGCTTATTTTACTCCAGCATGGTTGTTGAAGATTCCAAGAGAGTTGCACGGCACAACTATTGTTAATCATCTAGTGGCCTTAACTTATTTAAGGACATCATAACGAATATCATGAAATCAGTCGAAATTGTAGGAAGTCAACCACCCAAGCAAGATTTGTAAACACTACAAATTCCTACACTAAAATATTGAAATGGAGGTCTTTTAGAGTTTTGAACAATTATTAATGAATACAATACagtgataaaaaatattataatattattaaattacctTTATTTATATTGGAAGTAATATAcacttaaattattaaataatacaactggaaaaaaaaatgaaattcattttaaaattaatcttCCAAGCTCATTTTAGATAGAGCACATAAGATGTCCGTGTTTAAAGACAACAAAAGGGACCTAATTATtaactatattaaaaaaaacaagcaAATGTAGAATACTCACCGCTGTTATAGAATGACAAAATATCATGCCAAAGATGTGGGAAGCCGGGAACTTTTTTGTAGTAGATTGTTTTTAAATGTTGACCAGAGAAACATAAGTTATCATAACAAATATTCTTTTATTCACACCTCAAAATGCAATACTCAATTCTTCTATACTTCAGGAATATTTCTATGTGCATCGCACATTCCATGCTAAAAGATTAGAAACCAAATTGAATCTATTGGTTGCTTTCAAAATAACTATAGTTTTTAAACTAGGCAACCAGACTCTATTGCACAATTTAACAAGTGAGACGTAGATTTTTCTAAACCTAACCTAAAGCAATTAAAAATGCAAACATAATCTTTCACTCAATCTGATTCTATAATCCAATCCAACAAAAACCTTCAAG encodes:
- the LOC131642566 gene encoding uncharacterized protein LOC131642566 translates to MADENKDDVVFDISDGDEAVGCSQDEGVPVVETSPRKLEEWVAVAPRTIASRFTSCPKEAFNVIEDLGQDEEPSWGAFVPKSHQRICSQFPGPRFAMYEFVFKEAGLRLPFTHLQRSVFSWLRLCPSQLHPNALAFLRAFEVVCGYLEVEATLPLFFRVFHLQRLRNPDDKWSWVSFKQPKKLFAIYQDSIKHFKSRYFIIKLLTHDAENHLFEEREYIEDGVRTVGPAARFPLEWQPDHFEHGTDYYIFWDEDLNERDTGGYQRLASFVDGFRPAVCTYPNGDPLVEEDGGPMLEPRHINTKAILECGSYGDAIILLGEITISCSNNILSVLTLYFAGKMADLHDKIVKMRAKNKGPIKLTVKRSRVEEVKAAVAGAPDGGSPSSVGTTSGSSPAGKKQKNEGTPELRPLINDNPSEEDIVLPSCTLHRGIFSKRNVLLEREEVRHIVRRDRTVRDKDLSEDLEGMMRVAALALALNAQRVCPQKDYDALQTKYDELEHEFEQYKDKYEVQSSIVEDLCKERNKVRDLEAEGERLRERIAELERSHLPAAEEDEDEKALVTRSQLLGKVRELEVDCVATLGVGFKAAVDQLKVLSPRLVTKGIGLYNKVVDGRIESNPQFEDWEDEQEPQGEDDGAEEDDCDV